Proteins from a genomic interval of Polaribacter sp. Q13:
- a CDS encoding aminotransferase class I/II-fold pyridoxal phosphate-dependent enzyme has protein sequence MAFKPADKIQDLQYFGEFGGVNPSISDSSTYTFISAKTMFDTFEGNADGCYLYSRHSSPSNLYLGEALAAMEGTETANVSASGMGAITPVLMQLCNAGEHIVSSRTVYGGTYAFLKNFISKFNIKTTFVDITDLDVVEAAITKNTKVLYCEAVSNPLLEVADIKGLSALAKKHNLKLVVDNTFSPLSISPAKYGADIVIHSLTKFINGSSDTVGGVVCGTQEFINDLRNVNSGASMLLGATMDSLRAASVLKNMRTLHIRMKQHSFNAGFLADKFEADGLKTVYPGLVSHPSHLLFKSMMNAEYGFGGILTIDAGTLEKANELMELMQHENLGNLAVSLGFYKTLFSSPGSSTSSEIPAKEQKEMGLSDGLIRFSIGLDNDIERTYHRMKSCMVKVGVLS, from the coding sequence ATGGCTTTTAAACCCGCAGATAAAATTCAAGATTTACAATACTTTGGCGAATTCGGAGGCGTTAATCCGTCAATATCCGATTCATCAACCTATACATTTATATCAGCAAAAACCATGTTCGATACTTTTGAAGGAAATGCAGATGGCTGTTATTTATATTCTCGTCATTCATCACCTTCAAATTTATATTTAGGAGAAGCTTTGGCAGCCATGGAAGGTACAGAAACAGCCAATGTTTCTGCTTCTGGAATGGGGGCAATTACACCTGTTTTAATGCAGTTGTGCAATGCCGGAGAGCATATTGTTTCTAGTAGAACAGTTTACGGAGGTACCTATGCTTTCTTAAAGAATTTTATTTCTAAATTTAATATTAAAACCACTTTTGTAGATATTACAGATTTAGATGTTGTAGAAGCCGCTATTACCAAAAATACCAAAGTTTTGTATTGTGAGGCTGTAAGTAATCCGCTTTTAGAGGTAGCAGATATAAAAGGTTTATCCGCTTTAGCGAAAAAGCATAATTTAAAATTAGTGGTAGATAATACCTTTTCTCCATTGTCAATTTCCCCAGCAAAGTATGGTGCTGATATTGTAATTCATAGTTTAACAAAATTTATAAATGGGTCTTCAGATACAGTTGGAGGTGTAGTGTGCGGAACTCAGGAATTTATCAACGATTTACGAAATGTAAATAGTGGTGCAAGTATGTTGTTAGGAGCTACCATGGATAGCTTAAGAGCTGCATCAGTTTTAAAAAACATGAGAACCTTGCACATTAGAATGAAACAACACAGTTTTAATGCGGGGTTTTTAGCAGACAAATTTGAAGCTGATGGATTGAAAACCGTGTATCCAGGTTTGGTGTCTCATCCTTCTCACCTGTTGTTTAAAAGTATGATGAATGCAGAATATGGTTTTGGAGGCATACTGACTATTGATGCTGGCACGTTAGAAAAAGCCAATGAATTAATGGAGTTGATGCAACATGAAAATTTAGGAAATTTGGCGGTAAGTTTAGGTTTTTATAAGACGTTGTTTTCTTCTCCCGGAAGTTCTACATCATCAGAAATACCAGCAAAAGAACAAAAAGAAATGGGACTTTCAGATGGATTAATACGTTTTTCTATTGGTTTAGATAATGATATTGAGAGAACTTACCATAGAATGAAATCTTGTATGGTTAAAGTAGGTGTTTTAAGTTAA
- a CDS encoding Lrp/AsnC family transcriptional regulator, giving the protein MLDTIDKKLINLLQENCKQTTKQLSLHLNLSVTAVYERVKKLENQKVIKKYVAIINKNKIEKSFLVFCHIKLIQHSKEYVTTFEREVLKLEEVSECFHVSGDYDYILKIYVKDMDAYRNFMVTKLTAIKYIGSTHSIFTIEQVKNTTAIKL; this is encoded by the coding sequence ATGTTAGATACTATCGATAAAAAACTCATCAACTTATTACAAGAAAACTGTAAACAAACTACTAAACAATTGTCACTTCATTTAAATTTATCTGTTACGGCTGTTTATGAGCGTGTAAAAAAGTTAGAAAATCAGAAAGTGATTAAAAAGTATGTGGCCATCATCAATAAAAATAAAATTGAGAAGTCTTTTTTAGTTTTCTGCCATATAAAATTGATTCAACATTCTAAAGAATATGTAACCACTTTTGAGCGTGAAGTTTTAAAATTAGAAGAAGTATCAGAATGTTTTCATGTTAGTGGAGATTATGATTATATTCTAAAAATCTACGTAAAAGATATGGATGCATATCGTAATTTTATGGTTACAAAATTAACGGCAATCAAATATATTGGCAGTACACATAGTATATTTACCATTGAACAAGTAAAAAACACCACCGCTATAAAACTATAA
- a CDS encoding CPBP family intramembrane glutamic endopeptidase, translating to MQSTRYKFLELLFIFVLIPISFAFTYSPILKLIIGVAGFTYIIYVLFKVENLKFKIDKKINRKKFWITTLIKLVIIAVLTLVYVWFTDSKSLFTVMLNKPKLWVLILLFYSLFSVYPQEVMYRTFFFKRYKNLFKNETLFILLNALLFSLAHLFFKNTLVLLLTFIGGILFAITFKNTKSTLLVSIEHSIYGCWLFTVGMGSMLGFPS from the coding sequence ATGCAATCTACACGCTATAAGTTTCTTGAACTGTTATTCATCTTTGTATTAATTCCGATAAGCTTTGCCTTTACTTACTCGCCAATTTTAAAGTTAATTATTGGTGTTGCAGGGTTTACCTATATTATTTATGTGCTTTTTAAAGTTGAAAATTTGAAATTTAAAATTGATAAAAAAATCAACAGGAAAAAATTTTGGATAACAACATTAATTAAACTTGTAATTATTGCAGTGTTAACTTTAGTTTATGTTTGGTTTACAGATTCTAAAAGTCTCTTTACTGTAATGTTAAACAAACCAAAACTATGGGTTCTTATCTTACTATTTTATTCGTTGTTTTCGGTATATCCGCAAGAAGTAATGTACAGAACGTTCTTTTTTAAACGCTATAAAAATCTTTTTAAAAATGAAACCCTATTTATACTTTTAAATGCACTTTTATTTTCTTTAGCACATTTGTTTTTTAAAAACACTTTGGTATTATTACTTACTTTTATTGGTGGAATTCTTTTTGCTATTACCTTTAAAAACACAAAATCTACACTGCTAGTTTCTATTGAACACAGTATTTATGGTTGTTGGTTATTTACTGTGGGTATGGGAAGTATGTTGGGATTCCCTTCTTAA
- a CDS encoding YceI family protein — protein sequence MKKIILSLVVVASVLTACKGEKKEKVEAKEAVKVTVNVAELNNVDTSVSVLNWEGTKPGGAHNGTVALKSGGLLIEDGKLTNGEFVIDMSSVTNVDMKGAEGAGKIEGHLKSADFFDVAVYPISKFVITKVEEVDGKLAVTGNLQIKDVTKSITIPATISTENGVTVFKSESFNVDRADFNVKYGSKKFFEELKDKFIDDIMTFSFVVKTKA from the coding sequence ATGAAGAAAATAATTTTATCATTAGTAGTAGTGGCATCAGTTTTAACTGCATGTAAAGGAGAAAAGAAGGAGAAAGTAGAAGCTAAAGAAGCTGTAAAAGTTACCGTTAATGTTGCTGAATTAAATAATGTTGATACTTCTGTATCAGTTTTAAACTGGGAAGGAACAAAACCAGGAGGCGCACATAATGGAACTGTAGCTTTAAAAAGTGGAGGTTTATTAATAGAAGATGGTAAACTTACTAATGGCGAGTTTGTAATTGATATGAGTAGCGTTACAAATGTTGATATGAAAGGAGCTGAAGGAGCAGGGAAAATTGAAGGTCATTTAAAAAGTGCAGACTTTTTTGATGTAGCTGTTTATCCTATTTCAAAATTTGTAATTACTAAAGTAGAAGAAGTTGATGGTAAATTAGCCGTTACAGGAAATTTACAAATTAAAGATGTAACAAAAAGTATTACAATACCTGCAACTATCTCTACAGAAAATGGTGTAACAGTTTTTAAAAGTGAATCTTTTAATGTGGATAGAGCAGATTTTAATGTAAAATATGGTTCTAAAAAATTCTTTGAAGAATTAAAAGATAAATTTATAGATGATATTATGACTTTCTCTTTTGTTGTAAAAACGAAAGCGTAA
- a CDS encoding ThiF family adenylyltransferase, translated as MSWLERTELLVQKEGLEKLQKANILLVGLGGVGSYAAEFIARAGVQKITIVDGDVFDETNKNRQLTALDSTIGKSKARVLAERLKEINSEIELTVLEEFLSPERAYEIVTNEYNYVLDCIDSITPKVNLIVAAKRKKVKIISSMGAGGKLDATKVKIKDIGNTKNCTMARVLRKRLKERKVDKGVKAVYSEEVQISNSVKITDGTNFKKSYYGTISYMPALFGLQAAAYVVNFIIKQK; from the coding sequence ATGAGTTGGTTAGAGCGTACGGAATTATTAGTGCAAAAAGAGGGCTTAGAAAAATTGCAAAAAGCCAATATTTTGTTAGTTGGTTTGGGTGGTGTAGGCTCTTATGCCGCAGAATTTATAGCGAGAGCAGGTGTACAAAAAATTACAATTGTAGATGGAGATGTTTTTGATGAAACCAATAAAAATCGTCAATTAACAGCATTAGATTCTACCATTGGTAAATCGAAAGCAAGAGTGTTGGCAGAAAGGTTAAAAGAGATAAATTCGGAAATTGAATTGACTGTTTTAGAAGAATTTTTATCACCAGAAAGAGCTTATGAGATTGTAACCAATGAATATAATTATGTTCTAGATTGCATTGATAGTATTACACCAAAAGTGAATTTAATTGTAGCAGCCAAAAGAAAAAAAGTAAAAATTATATCTTCTATGGGTGCAGGTGGTAAATTAGATGCCACCAAAGTAAAAATAAAAGACATAGGCAATACTAAGAATTGCACAATGGCTCGTGTGTTAAGAAAAAGATTAAAAGAACGTAAAGTAGATAAAGGTGTAAAAGCCGTATATTCTGAGGAAGTGCAAATTTCTAACAGTGTAAAAATAACAGATGGTACCAATTTTAAAAAATCTTATTACGGCACAATAAGCTATATGCCAGCACTTTTTGGCTTGCAAGCGGCGGCTTATGTTGTTAATTTCATCATAAAACAAAAATAA
- a CDS encoding TatD family hydrolase, whose amino-acid sequence MLFFDVHTHSMCADQHVFSILNKYPNATNFSKPFSIGIHPWYIKEETVEQDLLIVSLQLQHKNCLALGECGLDKISETNFELQKAIFKKQVLLSEKYKKPLIIHCVKAHQVIIEIKKELKPTQTWVLHGFNKNIEIAKSLLKNGVVLSIGAAIIKNNKLQKVISEISLSSFVLETDAAEIEIQEVYQKIATIRNIEIEELVSIMNKNFKEIFIK is encoded by the coding sequence ATGCTTTTTTTTGATGTGCATACACATAGCATGTGTGCTGACCAGCATGTGTTTTCGATTTTAAATAAATATCCAAATGCTACTAATTTTTCTAAACCTTTTTCAATAGGAATTCATCCTTGGTATATCAAAGAAGAAACAGTAGAACAGGATCTTTTAATTGTTTCGTTACAACTTCAACATAAAAACTGTTTAGCGCTTGGTGAGTGTGGTTTAGATAAAATTTCAGAAACTAATTTTGAACTTCAAAAAGCTATTTTTAAAAAACAAGTGCTACTTTCAGAGAAATATAAAAAACCTTTAATAATTCATTGTGTAAAAGCACATCAAGTAATTATAGAAATTAAAAAAGAATTAAAACCAACTCAAACTTGGGTACTTCATGGTTTTAATAAGAATATTGAAATAGCAAAAAGTCTCCTTAAAAACGGAGTTGTTTTATCTATTGGAGCTGCTATTATCAAAAATAATAAGTTACAAAAAGTAATTTCCGAAATTTCACTTTCATCTTTCGTATTAGAAACAGATGCCGCAGAAATAGAGATTCAAGAAGTGTATCAGAAAATTGCAACAATAAGAAATATAGAAATAGAGGAACTTGTATCTATAATGAATAAAAATTTTAAAGAGATATTTATAAAATGA
- the dtd gene encoding D-aminoacyl-tRNA deacylase, with amino-acid sequence MKIVIQRVSEASVTIDDHKVAEIKNGLLVLLGIVNEDTEEDINYLVRKTANLRIFNDENEVMNKSLIDIDGEVIVVSQFTLQAATKKGNRPSYIKAARPEVAIPLYENFVETLEKEVGKKVPTGQFGADMKVALVNDGPVTIIIDSKNKE; translated from the coding sequence ATGAAAATTGTAATTCAAAGAGTATCGGAAGCCAGTGTAACTATAGATGATCATAAAGTTGCAGAAATAAAAAACGGACTTTTAGTATTATTAGGTATTGTAAATGAGGATACTGAAGAAGATATTAATTACTTGGTTCGAAAAACGGCCAATCTTCGCATTTTTAATGATGAAAACGAAGTGATGAACAAATCTCTGATAGACATTGATGGCGAAGTAATTGTTGTGAGTCAGTTTACGTTACAAGCGGCTACTAAAAAAGGAAACAGACCTAGTTATATTAAAGCAGCAAGACCAGAAGTGGCAATTCCGTTGTATGAGAATTTTGTAGAAACGTTAGAAAAAGAAGTTGGTAAAAAAGTGCCAACAGGTCAGTTTGGTGCAGATATGAAAGTAGCTTTGGTAAATGATGGTCCGGTTACAATTATTATAGATTCTAAAAATAAAGAGTAA
- the rsgA gene encoding ribosome small subunit-dependent GTPase A, producing the protein MKGIVYKSTGSWYQVKADNGEFYKCRIKGKFRIKDIKSTNPIAVGDKVVFDLEKKNDEETGVIKKIIDRDNFIVRKSVNLSKQIHIIASNIDQVFLLITINNPPTFTTFIDRFLVATRAYRIDTILVFNKVDSYAIEERAEILYLKDIYEAIGYRCVEVSSTQNKNVDTIKEMMTGKTSMFVGHSGVGKSTLVNAIEPSLNLKTKEISDQHNQGKHTTTFAEMFDLSFDARIIDTPGIKGFGVVDIDKYELGDYFPEFFALKQNCKFNNCIHTKEPQCAVKEALEKEEVSWSRYKSYLQILSGDEDKEHFRTDVWNEEDNE; encoded by the coding sequence ATGAAAGGAATCGTATATAAATCTACTGGAAGTTGGTATCAAGTAAAAGCTGATAACGGAGAATTTTACAAATGTAGAATTAAAGGGAAATTCAGAATAAAAGACATCAAAAGCACCAACCCAATTGCGGTTGGAGACAAAGTTGTGTTCGATTTAGAGAAAAAGAATGATGAAGAAACAGGTGTAATCAAAAAAATTATAGATAGAGATAATTTTATTGTGCGTAAATCTGTAAACCTTTCTAAGCAAATACACATTATTGCGTCTAATATAGATCAGGTTTTTTTATTGATTACTATTAATAATCCGCCAACATTTACCACCTTTATAGATCGTTTTTTAGTAGCAACTAGAGCTTATAGAATTGATACTATTTTGGTGTTTAATAAGGTAGATTCTTATGCCATTGAAGAACGAGCTGAGATTTTATACTTAAAAGATATTTACGAAGCTATTGGTTATCGTTGTGTTGAGGTTTCATCAACCCAAAATAAAAATGTAGATACTATTAAAGAAATGATGACCGGTAAAACCTCTATGTTTGTTGGGCATTCTGGTGTTGGTAAATCTACATTAGTAAATGCTATAGAACCTTCTTTAAATTTAAAAACTAAAGAAATTTCAGATCAACATAATCAAGGTAAACACACTACTACTTTTGCGGAAATGTTCGATTTAAGTTTCGATGCAAGAATAATAGACACACCAGGTATTAAAGGTTTTGGTGTTGTAGATATTGACAAATATGAATTAGGAGATTATTTTCCTGAGTTTTTTGCTTTAAAACAAAATTGTAAATTCAATAATTGTATTCATACCAAAGAACCACAATGTGCTGTAAAAGAAGCCTTAGAAAAAGAAGAAGTTTCTTGGTCTCGTTATAAAAGTTACCTGCAAATTTTAAGTGGAGATGAGGACAAAGAACATTTTAGAACAGATGTTTGGAATGAAGAAGATAATGAGTAA
- a CDS encoding bifunctional 3-deoxy-7-phosphoheptulonate synthase/chorismate mutase type II: protein MENTKELRTWLDDMKLNHPLVIAGPCSAETEEQVLKIAHELKDSDVSYFRAGIWKPRTRPGMFEGVGEIGLHWLKKVKEETGMKTCTEVANAAHVKLALEHDVDLLWIGARSTVSPFIMQEIADALAGTDKIVLVKNPVNPDLALWLGGIERLYTAGIKNLGAIHRGFSTYEKSKYRNTPEWQLAIEFQNKFPDLPLINDPSHITGKRDMIFDVCQTALDLNFDGLMIETHFDPENAWSDAAQQVTPDALKQIMQDLKVKKETETAVSYREPLENLRAQINVVDDQLIELLGKRMQVADKIGQLKKDENVAVLQSRRWNEILGNMVMEGSGKGLSEEFVLKMFKAIHQESIVHQEKIING, encoded by the coding sequence ATGGAGAATACTAAAGAATTGAGAACATGGTTGGACGATATGAAATTAAATCATCCACTAGTAATAGCAGGGCCTTGTAGTGCAGAAACCGAAGAACAGGTTTTAAAGATTGCACACGAACTAAAAGATTCTGATGTAAGCTATTTTAGAGCAGGAATATGGAAACCAAGAACAAGACCAGGAATGTTTGAAGGTGTTGGTGAAATTGGTTTACACTGGTTAAAGAAAGTAAAAGAAGAAACAGGTATGAAAACCTGTACAGAAGTTGCAAATGCAGCCCACGTAAAGTTAGCTTTAGAGCATGACGTAGATTTATTATGGATTGGTGCACGTTCTACAGTATCACCTTTTATCATGCAAGAAATTGCAGATGCTTTGGCAGGAACAGACAAAATTGTATTGGTTAAAAACCCAGTAAATCCAGATTTAGCTTTATGGTTAGGTGGTATTGAAAGATTATATACTGCAGGAATTAAAAACTTAGGAGCAATTCATAGAGGATTTTCTACATATGAAAAATCTAAATACAGAAATACTCCAGAATGGCAATTAGCGATTGAGTTTCAAAATAAATTTCCAGATTTACCATTAATCAACGATCCATCTCATATTACTGGTAAGAGAGACATGATTTTTGATGTTTGTCAAACAGCTTTAGATTTAAACTTCGATGGTTTAATGATTGAGACTCACTTTGACCCAGAAAACGCTTGGTCTGATGCTGCGCAACAAGTTACTCCTGATGCTTTAAAGCAAATAATGCAAGACTTAAAAGTGAAGAAAGAAACTGAAACAGCGGTTAGTTACAGAGAACCTTTAGAAAACTTAAGAGCTCAAATTAACGTTGTAGACGATCAATTAATTGAGTTGTTAGGTAAAAGAATGCAAGTTGCCGACAAAATTGGTCAATTAAAGAAAGACGAAAACGTTGCTGTTTTACAATCACGTCGTTGGAACGAGATTTTAGGAAACATGGTTATGGAAGGTAGCGGTAAAGGTTTAAGTGAAGAATTTGTTTTAAAAATGTTTAAAGCAATTCACCAAGAATCTATCGTTCATCAAGAAAAAATTATCAACGGATAA
- a CDS encoding prephenate dehydrogenase: MKNIYMIGIGLIGGSFAIDIKKNHPDAVIHGISRKDETLNKALELNLIDKKATLDDIENADLVIISIPVDATVKLLPTILDKISDDGLVFDAGSTKEAICKVVEHHPKRRNFLACHPIAGTENSGPTAAISGLYVGKTNIICEVEKTTFKLQEKALKLFMDIGMRIRYMDPVSHDKHIAYVSHLSHISSFMLGKTVIDKAKNERDIFDMAGSGFASTVRLAKSSPAMWTPIFKQNKENVIETLEEYINNLQQFKELMQKDDFSEIFNEMESTNHIKQILNGIK, from the coding sequence ATGAAGAATATATACATGATTGGTATTGGTTTAATTGGCGGTAGTTTTGCTATCGACATTAAAAAGAACCATCCAGACGCCGTAATTCATGGAATTAGTAGAAAAGATGAAACCTTAAACAAGGCTTTAGAATTGAACCTAATTGACAAGAAAGCAACTTTAGACGATATTGAAAATGCAGACTTGGTAATTATATCAATTCCGGTAGATGCAACGGTAAAATTATTACCAACAATTTTAGATAAAATATCTGATGACGGTTTAGTGTTTGACGCTGGATCCACAAAAGAAGCAATTTGTAAAGTGGTTGAACATCATCCCAAAAGAAGAAATTTTTTAGCATGTCATCCAATTGCCGGAACAGAAAATTCTGGACCAACAGCAGCTATATCCGGCTTATACGTTGGAAAAACCAATATTATTTGCGAAGTAGAAAAGACAACTTTTAAGCTTCAAGAAAAAGCATTAAAGCTTTTTATGGATATTGGAATGCGTATTCGTTACATGGACCCGGTTTCTCATGACAAGCATATTGCGTATGTTTCGCACTTGTCTCACATAAGTTCATTTATGTTAGGAAAAACGGTTATAGATAAAGCAAAAAATGAACGCGATATTTTTGATATGGCGGGTTCTGGATTTGCATCCACAGTTCGTTTGGCAAAAAGTAGTCCAGCAATGTGGACACCAATATTTAAACAGAATAAAGAAAACGTAATAGAAACATTAGAAGAATACATCAATAATTTACAACAGTTTAAAGAGTTGATGCAAAAAGATGATTTCTCTGAAATTTTTAACGAAATGGAGAGCACAAATCACATAAAACAAATTTTAAACGGCATAAAATAA
- a CDS encoding pyridoxal phosphate-dependent aminotransferase gives MIQPAKRLDTVQEYYFSKKLREVRGLAAAGKPIINMGIGSPDLQPPIEVLEAISNSLGDASAHKYQSYQGLPELRTAISKFYKNKFSVDANPENEILPLMGSKEGIMHISMAFLNEGDKVLIPNPGYPTYTSVTKLVGAEPLFYNLSDATDWQPDFEALEAQDLSDVKIMWVNYPHMPTGTNATLKTFEKLVAFGKKHHILIINDNPYSFILNDKPISILQVEGAKDIALELNSLSKTFNMAGWRVGMLLGKATYINEVLKVKSNMDSGMFYGIQKGAIEALQLSDDWFLAQNKIYEERRSLIWQLADKLDAVYDKNSTGLFVWAKIPEGKKSEEVTDAVLYDNDIFITPGTIFGSQGEGYIRFSLCVTTDIIKEAISRL, from the coding sequence ATGATACAACCAGCTAAAAGATTAGACACAGTGCAAGAATACTATTTCTCTAAAAAATTAAGAGAAGTTAGAGGATTAGCAGCGGCAGGAAAACCAATTATCAATATGGGAATTGGGTCTCCAGATTTGCAACCACCAATAGAAGTTTTAGAAGCAATTTCTAATAGTTTGGGAGATGCTAGTGCGCATAAATATCAATCGTATCAGGGCTTACCAGAACTAAGAACTGCCATTTCTAAATTCTATAAAAACAAGTTTTCTGTAGATGCAAATCCAGAAAATGAGATTTTACCTTTAATGGGAAGTAAAGAAGGAATTATGCATATTTCTATGGCTTTTTTAAACGAAGGCGATAAAGTATTAATTCCGAATCCTGGGTATCCAACCTATACATCAGTAACGAAGTTAGTAGGTGCAGAACCATTATTTTATAATTTAAGTGATGCTACAGATTGGCAACCAGATTTTGAAGCTTTAGAAGCGCAAGATTTAAGTGATGTAAAAATTATGTGGGTCAATTATCCGCACATGCCAACAGGTACAAATGCAACTTTAAAAACATTTGAAAAATTAGTTGCTTTTGGTAAAAAACACCATATTTTAATTATAAATGACAATCCGTATAGTTTTATTTTAAATGATAAACCTATCAGTATTTTACAAGTAGAAGGCGCAAAAGACATTGCTTTAGAATTAAATTCTTTAAGTAAGACTTTTAATATGGCCGGTTGGCGCGTTGGTATGTTGTTAGGAAAAGCAACGTACATTAACGAAGTTTTAAAAGTAAAATCTAATATGGATTCTGGTATGTTCTACGGAATTCAAAAAGGAGCTATAGAAGCTTTACAATTGTCTGATGACTGGTTTTTAGCTCAAAATAAAATTTACGAAGAACGTAGAAGTTTAATTTGGCAATTGGCAGATAAATTGGATGCAGTTTATGATAAAAACTCTACAGGATTGTTTGTTTGGGCAAAAATACCCGAAGGAAAAAAGTCTGAAGAAGTAACAGATGCTGTTTTGTATGATAACGATATTTTTATTACTCCAGGAACCATTTTTGGCTCTCAAGGAGAAGGATATATCCGTTTTTCATTATGTGTAACAACAGATATTATAAAAGAAGCAATTTCAAGGCTATAA
- a CDS encoding prephenate dehydratase — protein sequence MNKIIAIQGAEGSNHHKVARNFYGTTIQLKECMSFDELVDSLLDHTADLGVMALENTIAGSIIPNYALIDKYNLHITDEEYLNIHHHLMALKGQKIEDIKEVWSHPMALLQCKEFFKKHPHIKLVEDVDTAEVAKRISKENLVGIAAIAPKIAAEIFNLEVIEDKLQTIKENATRFVIVQTDEPEVDVEVNKASLKFQLNHKRGSLAAILNVLSDCKMNLTKIQSLPVIETPWKYSFFVDVTFEEYKEYEKAKAILEIMAEEFKILGTYKNGRL from the coding sequence ATGAATAAGATTATTGCTATACAGGGAGCTGAAGGCTCAAACCACCATAAAGTTGCACGCAATTTTTATGGAACCACTATACAATTAAAAGAATGTATGTCTTTTGATGAGTTGGTAGACAGTTTGTTAGATCATACCGCAGATTTGGGTGTTATGGCTTTAGAGAATACTATTGCGGGTTCTATAATTCCTAATTACGCCTTAATTGATAAATATAATTTACACATAACGGATGAAGAGTATTTAAATATTCATCATCATTTAATGGCATTAAAAGGTCAGAAAATAGAAGATATTAAAGAAGTTTGGTCGCACCCAATGGCATTGTTACAATGCAAGGAGTTTTTTAAAAAACATCCGCATATAAAATTGGTAGAAGATGTAGATACAGCAGAAGTTGCCAAAAGAATTTCGAAAGAAAATTTAGTAGGTATTGCAGCCATTGCACCAAAAATTGCAGCTGAAATATTTAATTTAGAAGTAATTGAAGATAAACTTCAAACCATAAAAGAAAACGCTACACGTTTTGTAATTGTACAAACTGATGAGCCAGAAGTTGATGTAGAGGTAAATAAAGCTTCTTTAAAATTTCAATTGAATCATAAAAGAGGTAGTCTGGCAGCAATTTTAAATGTGTTGAGTGATTGTAAAATGAACTTAACCAAAATACAGTCTTTACCAGTGATAGAAACTCCTTGGAAATATTCTTTTTTTGTGGATGTAACTTTTGAAGAATATAAAGAGTACGAAAAAGCGAAAGCGATTTTAGAAATAATGGCAGAAGAATTCAAGATTTTAGGAACTTATAAAAACGGAAGGCTATAG